From the genome of Desulfovibrio sp.:
AGCCTGAATGCCGCCTTCTGGTCCCCGTTGTCCCGGACACGCCGGGCCAGTTCGAATTCCTCGTCAGGGTTAAGCAGGGGGAACTTGCTTATCTCGCGCAGGTAGACATGCAGGTTGTCCCGGCCGGTGGCGGGAACGGTGGGAACCTTGGGGACGGGAAGATTCAGTATGTCTTCATCCAGGCCGCCCACGGAAACGTCGGAATCCTCGGAAGATTCCAGACCGTCGTCCTGGTCTGTCTCGTCTTCCGGAAGCGCGGCGTCATCGCCGTTGGCGGAAAGGAGGCTCTCCTCCTCGGGAACTTCTTTGCTGGTGCTCATTGTGACTGTCCGTTTAGCGAGAAACGCCTGAAGCATTCCTTCTTACGCTTTTCATTTGCCGGATTCAACGTTTTTCAGTACGACCCTAAGGCTTACGAGCCAAGGAGGAATTACGGTGGCGGACTTTCGCAAGGCACTTTCGGACAATTCCATCATCGTTTTTGACGGTGCCATGGGCACCCTGCTGCAGGCCAGGGGCCTCCCGCCGGGCGCTTCGCCCGAACTCTGGGGACTTGAGCACCCGGATGTGGTCCGTTCGGTGCATGAAGACTATCTCCGGGCCGGAGCCAGGGTGGTCACCACCAACACCTTCGGCGGCACCCGCTTCAAGCTGCCCTCCGGGACGGACATCAGGCGGGTAAACGCCGAGATTGCCAAGGTGGCCCGCCAGGCCGCCGGCGAGAATTGCTTTGTTGCCGGAAGCGTGGGACCCACCGGGCACTTCGTCGAGCCCCTGGGCACGCTTTCCATGCGCGAACTGGTGGACGCCTTCGCCAGGCAGATAGAGGGCCTGGCCGAGGGCGGGGTGGACCTGGTCATCGCGGAGACGCACTTCGACCTGGCCGAAGCCAAGGCCGTTGTCCTGGCCGCGCGCCAGGTGTGCGACCTGCCCGTGGCCATCCTCATGACCTTCGAGCCGGGCGGATCGCTCACCGGCACCCCGTCGGCCACCTTCGCCGACACCATGCAGAACCTGGGCGTCGATCTTCTGGGCATCAACTGCGGGCTTGGCCCCGAGCAGATGCTGGACGTTGCCCGCGACTTCCTCCCCCGCATCGACGTGCCCTTTTTCATAAAGCCCAATGCCGGCCTGCCCAGGCTGGAGAACGGTGTTACCGTATTCCCCATGGGCCCCGACGAGTTCGCCCAGGGAATGATCCCGTTTCTGGACATCGGCGCCAAATGCGTCTCCGGCTGCTGCGGGACAACCCCGGCGCATATCGGGGCCCTGGCCAAGGTGGCCGCCGGGCGCACCTGGACCAGGCCCGAGCCCGCCCAGGGCCGCCCGCTGGTGCTCACCTCCCGCTCGAAGTCGGTGTGTATCGGCGTCGGGCTTCCGGCGGTGTGCATCGGCGAGCGCATAAACCCCACCGGCAAGAAGGTGCTCACCGAAGAGCTTCAGACCGGCCAGTTCGCCGAGGCCATCCGTCTGGCCGAGGAGCAGGTGCAGGCCGGAGCCTCGGTGCTCGATGTGAACGTGGGCGCGCCCATGGTTCAGGAAGAGGTGCTGCTGCCCGCCCTGGTCAAGCAGCTCACTGCCCGCCTGCTTACGCCGCTGTGCCTGGATTCCACCAAGCCCGAGGCCATTTCCGAAGCCCTGTGGGCTGTTCCTGGGTCCGCATTGGTTAATTCCATAAGCGGCGAGCCGGGGCGCATGGACGAGCTCGGCCCGCTGTGCAAGCTGCACGGGGCGCCGTTCATCCTTTTGCCCCTGGCTGGAAAAAAGCTGCCGGTCACGGCCTCGGAACGCATCGCGGCCATCGAGGCGCTGCTGATTCAGGCCGAAGCCCTGGGCATCCCCAAGCGCCTCATCCTGGTGGACGCCCTGGCCCTTACCGTGTCCTCCAAACCGGAGGCCGCCCTGCACTGTTTGGAGACCATCCGCCACTGCGCCGCGGTGTGGGGGCTGCCGACCACGCTCGGGCTCTCCAACATTTCCTTCGGGCTGCCCGCCCGCGAGCTTTTGAACGCCACGTTCCTGACCATGTGCTTGGGCGCCGGCATGGCCGCGCACATCTCCAACCCGTCCACGCCCCTGCCGCGCGAAGTTGGCCTGGCCTCGGAAGTCCTTCTGGCCAGGGACAAGCAGGCCGCAAGCTACATCGCCTCCTGCGCGGACTGGAAATACGGCGGAGTAAGCGGCGTCCAGGTCCGTGAGGCCAAGACCCAGGCGGTCACCTCCCTGCGCGAGGCCGTCGTGGCCGGGCGCAAGGAGGCCGTTCTGTCTATGGTGGAGGAGGCCCTGAACAAGGGCCAGGAACCCATGGCCATTTTGAACGGCGAATTGATCCCGGGCATCATGGAAGTGGGCGTTCTCTACGAGCGCAAGGAATACTTCCTGCCGCAGCTTCTGCTTTCCGCCGAAGCCATGCAGGGCGGGTATGAGCGTTTGAGCCCGCTGCTGGATGCCGCGTCCAAGGGCCAGGAGCGCGCCAAGATCGTGCTGGCCACCGTGGAGGGGGACATCCACGACATCGGCAAGAACATCGTGGGCCTGATGCTTCGAAACCACGGGTTCGACGTGATCGACCTGGGCAAGGATGTGTCGGCCGAACGCATCGTGGATTGCGCCTCCGAGACCGGGGCCAAGCTCATCGGGCTTTCGGCGCTCATGACCACCACCATGGTCCGCATGGAGGAAACGGTGAAGCTTCTTGGCCAGCGGGGCATGGACCAGAAAGTGATGGTGGGCGGAGCCGTGGTCACGGACGCCTACGCAAAGTCCATCGGCGCTCACGGCCACGCGGCCGACGCGGTGGAAGCGGTCCGGCTGGCAAAAAGGCTCATGGACGCATAGCCACGCACGCGCTATACAACCACCTGATGTTCCAACTCATTAACTTTATGGCAGCTGAATGAATACATTGCGTACGTTTTTCATCGTCCTTGTTCTGGCCTTTGGCGCGGCCACCGGGGCTACCGGGGCTCATGCCCAGGGCAAGGGCGAACCCCAGGCCTCCAGCCAGGACATCCTGCGCTACATCAGCCAGGCCCGGGGCAAGGTGGTGGTGCTCAATTTCTGGGCTTCCTGGTGCGGGCCGTGCCGCCAGGAGATTCCCGAACTCATGGACCTGCGCAAGCGCATCCCGGAGAGCAAACTGGTGATCATGGGCGTTTCCGTGGACCAGGACCCGGCCATGTTCGCCATGTACGCGGCCAAGACCGGCTTCAACTATCCGGTGTATCTGGCCAGGGCGGACGTGTCCCAGGCGTTTTCCATCCGGGCCATTCCGCGCACCATAGTCTATTCGCCCAAGGGGGAAGTGATCCATTCCCAGGAGGGCTACATGCCCGGCCCCGAACTTGAAAAGCTCGTCAAGAAGCACATGGGGGCTTAAGGAATGCCCGGGTTCTACCTGCGCAAGGCCCGCATAGACGACGTGAAGACCATCCACGGCCTGCTCATGGCCTGCGCCAAGGGTGAGCTTCTTTTGCCGCGCTCCTACAACCAGCTCTATTCCCACCTGCGCGACTTCTACGTCCTGGCCTCCAAGGAGGGCAAGGAAGTGAAGGGCTGCTGCGCCTTGTCCATCTGTTGGGAACAACTGGCCGAAATCCGCTCCCTGGTGGTGCATCCGGACCTGCAGAAGCAGGGCTGGGGGCGCAAACTCGTGGAAGCCTGCCTGTCGGAGTCGGTGACTCTTGGCGTGTACAAGGTGTTCACCCTCACCTACCAGCGCGAGTTCTTCGCCAAAATGGGGTTCGAGGAAGTGAGCAAGGAGAAGCTGCCCCAGAAGGTCTGGGCGGACTGCATCAACTGCCCCAAGTTCCCCGAATGCGACGAGATCGCCATGGTCATGGAGATGTGACCGTGTCGGCCAAGCTTCTCCCCGTAATCACCAAGGAAGAGATCGCCGCCCGGGTGGCACAGCTGGGCGCGGATATTTCCAAGCAATACGAGAACAAGGACCTGCTCATCGTGGGCGTGCTCAAGGGCGCGTTCATGTTTCTGGCCGATCTGGTGCGCCACGTCACGGTCCCGGCCCATGTGGATTTCGTGCGCCTGGCCAGCTACGGTTCCAAGGACTCCCCGGGCGAGCTGTCTTTTCTCGAGGATATTGAAACCCCGTGCGAGGGAAAGCACATCCTTGTTGTGGAAGACATCGTCGATACGGGCCACTCCATGTCCATGCTTTTGACGGTGCTTCGCACCAGAGGGGCGGCTTCGGTAAAGTTGTGCGCCCTTATCGACAAGGCTGAGAGACGCCAGACGCAAGTAACAGTTGACTTTTCAGGATTTACACTGGCAAAGGGCTTCCTAGTGGGATACGGCTTGGACTTTGCAGAAGACTACCGTTGCCTTTCCGGTGTCTATGAACTGAGCCAGCAAGAAGGTCCTTGATGCCATGAAAGTCGAATGCCCCAGTTGCCAGACGAAGTACAACCTGCCCGATGACAGAATCGGTCCGGATGGAGCCAACGTCCGTTGCACCGTGTGCAAGCATGTCTTTCACATAGATGCACCCGAGACGGAGGACTTTCCGGGCTTCGGCGATTCCGGCGCGACCCCTTCCTGGCCGGTGGACGGACTGGAAGAGGGGCTCTCCGAGGCCAAAGAGAAAGAAGCCGAAGACCGCAAGAAAGATCCCTTCGACGACGCCAGCATTTCCTCGGCCGACTTCACCTCCATCGATTTCGGAAAACCGGAAAAGACTTCCCAGGGCCTTTCCAAGCGGTCCCTGATTGTGGCTATCGTGCTCGGCCTCGTGGTGCTGACGGGCATCGGCGGCACCGCGGCCTACTTCTTCGAATTCTGGCCCTTCGCCAAGAAACCGGCCACTTCGGCCATGGAAAACGCGCCCACGCCTCCCAAGCAGGAAGCCGGGCCGGACTACACCGACAAGCTGCCCTTCGAGTCCTACACCAATTATTTTGTGGACAACGACAAGGTGGGCAAGCTTTTCGTCATCGAAGGCAAGCTTTCCAACAAGTCCCCGGTCATGCTCGGGCAGATCTCCATCGAGGCCACGCTCTTGGACGCCAAGGAAAACCCCGTGGTCTCCAAGATTTTCACCGCGGGCCCCAAGGCCACCAATTTCGAACTCAAGACCCTGAACAAGGAGGACCTGGAGAACCGGCTCAGCTCCCGCCAGGAAATCCTTTTGAACAACAGCCAGGTGAAGCCCGGAGACGAAGTCCCCTTCATGGTCGTCTTCGTGAACATCCCGGACACGGTGAGAAACTTTTCGCTGAAGCTGAAGGACTACTTCGAGGTGGCCCCGCAACCTCAGGGACAGCCGGGCCAGAAGAAGTAGCCGCGTGGCCAAGACACGCCTCGTTTACGCCTGCTCGGCCTGCGGCGACGTGAGCCCCCGCTGGCGCGGGCAATGCCAGGGCTGCGGCGAATGGAACACCCTGGTGCAGCAGGCGGGCGTCAAACAGCCTCCGCGCCTTGGTTCCACACTTGGCCCCAGAGAGGGGCCGGTTTCGCTTTCCGGTTTCACCCAAGACCATGCTCCCACAGCCCCCAGCGGCCTTCCCGACCTGGACCGCGTTCTGGGCCAGGGCCTCCAGCCAGGCTCGGCAGTGCTGCTTGGCGGCGAACCGGGCATCGGCAAATCCACGCTTCTTCTCCAGCTGGCGGGCAAGGTTGCCTCGGCCGGGCGCAAGGCCGTGTACGTCTCGGGCGAGGAATCGCTTAGCCAGCTGGCATCCAGGGCGCGCAGGCTGGGCATCGACTCCGAACTTCTTCTGGCATCGTGCACAACCAGCGCGGCCGATGCCGTGGATATCCTTGGACAATCAGAATCTCCGACCATCGTGGTGGTGGACTCCGTTCAGACCATGGCCTCGTCCCTGGCCGACGGGGTCCCCGGGAGCCCGGGCCAGGTGAGGGCGGTTGCCGCCGAACTGGTGGAAGCGGTCAAGAAGAGCAATGCCACGCTCATTCTGGTGGGACACGTCACCAAGGAAGGACTCATCGCCGGGCCCAAGATCCTGGAGCACATGGTGGACACCGTGCTCTACCTGGAAGGGGACCGGCAGCATTTCTACCGCATCCTGCGGGTCTTCAAGAACCGCTTCGGCCCCACGGACGAGCTCATGGTGCTTGAAATGCTGGGCGACGGGCTGACCCCGGTACCGGACCCCTCCACGTACTTTCTGGGCGAACGCGACGAGACGGCCAGCGGGAGCGCAGTGGTCCTTGCCCTTGAAGGCAAGCGCCCCTTCGCTGTGGAGGTGCAGGCCCTGGCCAGCAAGTCCTACCTGGCCATGCCACGGCGTACCGCCTTGGGGCTTGATCTGAACCGGCTGAACCTTCTGCTGGCTGTGCTGGAAAAGCGCCTCGGGATGCAGCTTGGACAGTCGGACATCTACGCCAAAACCGGTGGGGGACTGAAGCTCACCGACCCGGGCCTGGACCTGGGTCTGGTGGCCGCTGTGCTGTCGTCCTATTATGACCGGCCATTGCCACCCAGGGCGGTGTTCTGGGGCGAGGTGGACTTAAGCGGGCGCATCCGGCCGGTTTCCGGGCACGATGCCAGGCTCAAGCAGGCCAAGCGCCTGGGCTACAAGCCCATCTTCCACCCGCCGGTGGAAGGCAAAGGCACAGCGACGCTCAAGGATTTTCAGCGGGCCCTGTTCGGGGCTGGATGATTCGTCCGGGGGGATGCGTCGGCTATGGCCGAAGTGCTTGGTGAACGTCCCTGATCTGGCAAGGCCCGCTTCAACTACCGGCTTCTAACCGGTTATAATCTGCCCTTCGGTAAGAATCTTCACGAACTCCCTGCAGATGTCCTTGTCCAGGCGCCCTGTTTCGGCGTCCTTGGCGATTATCTTGAACGCTTCGAAGGCGTTGTAGGCCTTGGAGTAGGGGCGCTCCGTGGTGAGGGCGTCGTAGATGTCGGCTATGGTGACTATGCGCACCTGTTCCGGAATGCAGCGGGCCTGGGCCGGATAGCCGGAACCGTCGAGCTTTTCGTGGTGGTGGATGATGCATTCCTTGGAGAGGTCGTCCAGGGCCATGTCCCTGCAGATCGCCAGCCCGTGGGAGGGATGCGTGTTTATTATCTCGCGCTCTTCAGGAGTCAGGTGGCCCGGCTTGTTCAGTATCTTCTTGGGTATCCTGGCTTTGCCGATGTCGTGCAGAAGTGCCCCGGCACCGGTCATCTTCGCGCTGTGCTTGTCCACTCCCAGGCCGACCAGGGTCAGCATCACGTAGATGGAAACATTCACGCAATGGCTGAAGGTACGGTAATTGTGGGAAAGAA
Proteins encoded in this window:
- a CDS encoding homocysteine S-methyltransferase family protein, whose product is MADFRKALSDNSIIVFDGAMGTLLQARGLPPGASPELWGLEHPDVVRSVHEDYLRAGARVVTTNTFGGTRFKLPSGTDIRRVNAEIAKVARQAAGENCFVAGSVGPTGHFVEPLGTLSMRELVDAFARQIEGLAEGGVDLVIAETHFDLAEAKAVVLAARQVCDLPVAILMTFEPGGSLTGTPSATFADTMQNLGVDLLGINCGLGPEQMLDVARDFLPRIDVPFFIKPNAGLPRLENGVTVFPMGPDEFAQGMIPFLDIGAKCVSGCCGTTPAHIGALAKVAAGRTWTRPEPAQGRPLVLTSRSKSVCIGVGLPAVCIGERINPTGKKVLTEELQTGQFAEAIRLAEEQVQAGASVLDVNVGAPMVQEEVLLPALVKQLTARLLTPLCLDSTKPEAISEALWAVPGSALVNSISGEPGRMDELGPLCKLHGAPFILLPLAGKKLPVTASERIAAIEALLIQAEALGIPKRLILVDALALTVSSKPEAALHCLETIRHCAAVWGLPTTLGLSNISFGLPARELLNATFLTMCLGAGMAAHISNPSTPLPREVGLASEVLLARDKQAASYIASCADWKYGGVSGVQVREAKTQAVTSLREAVVAGRKEAVLSMVEEALNKGQEPMAILNGELIPGIMEVGVLYERKEYFLPQLLLSAEAMQGGYERLSPLLDAASKGQERAKIVLATVEGDIHDIGKNIVGLMLRNHGFDVIDLGKDVSAERIVDCASETGAKLIGLSALMTTTMVRMEETVKLLGQRGMDQKVMVGGAVVTDAYAKSIGAHGHAADAVEAVRLAKRLMDA
- a CDS encoding TlpA family protein disulfide reductase, with the translated sequence MNTLRTFFIVLVLAFGAATGATGAHAQGKGEPQASSQDILRYISQARGKVVVLNFWASWCGPCRQEIPELMDLRKRIPESKLVIMGVSVDQDPAMFAMYAAKTGFNYPVYLARADVSQAFSIRAIPRTIVYSPKGEVIHSQEGYMPGPELEKLVKKHMGA
- a CDS encoding N-acetyltransferase: MPGFYLRKARIDDVKTIHGLLMACAKGELLLPRSYNQLYSHLRDFYVLASKEGKEVKGCCALSICWEQLAEIRSLVVHPDLQKQGWGRKLVEACLSESVTLGVYKVFTLTYQREFFAKMGFEEVSKEKLPQKVWADCINCPKFPECDEIAMVMEM
- the hpt gene encoding hypoxanthine phosphoribosyltransferase, which codes for MRRDRHGHGDVTVSAKLLPVITKEEIAARVAQLGADISKQYENKDLLIVGVLKGAFMFLADLVRHVTVPAHVDFVRLASYGSKDSPGELSFLEDIETPCEGKHILVVEDIVDTGHSMSMLLTVLRTRGAASVKLCALIDKAERRQTQVTVDFSGFTLAKGFLVGYGLDFAEDYRCLSGVYELSQQEGP
- a CDS encoding zinc-ribbon domain-containing protein; amino-acid sequence: MKVECPSCQTKYNLPDDRIGPDGANVRCTVCKHVFHIDAPETEDFPGFGDSGATPSWPVDGLEEGLSEAKEKEAEDRKKDPFDDASISSADFTSIDFGKPEKTSQGLSKRSLIVAIVLGLVVLTGIGGTAAYFFEFWPFAKKPATSAMENAPTPPKQEAGPDYTDKLPFESYTNYFVDNDKVGKLFVIEGKLSNKSPVMLGQISIEATLLDAKENPVVSKIFTAGPKATNFELKTLNKEDLENRLSSRQEILLNNSQVKPGDEVPFMVVFVNIPDTVRNFSLKLKDYFEVAPQPQGQPGQKK
- the radA gene encoding DNA repair protein RadA — translated: MAKTRLVYACSACGDVSPRWRGQCQGCGEWNTLVQQAGVKQPPRLGSTLGPREGPVSLSGFTQDHAPTAPSGLPDLDRVLGQGLQPGSAVLLGGEPGIGKSTLLLQLAGKVASAGRKAVYVSGEESLSQLASRARRLGIDSELLLASCTTSAADAVDILGQSESPTIVVVDSVQTMASSLADGVPGSPGQVRAVAAELVEAVKKSNATLILVGHVTKEGLIAGPKILEHMVDTVLYLEGDRQHFYRILRVFKNRFGPTDELMVLEMLGDGLTPVPDPSTYFLGERDETASGSAVVLALEGKRPFAVEVQALASKSYLAMPRRTALGLDLNRLNLLLAVLEKRLGMQLGQSDIYAKTGGGLKLTDPGLDLGLVAAVLSSYYDRPLPPRAVFWGEVDLSGRIRPVSGHDARLKQAKRLGYKPIFHPPVEGKGTATLKDFQRALFGAG
- a CDS encoding HD domain-containing protein; the encoded protein is MLRLNPSSFYSIPTMLISYDCGIKFDVYIRKGKNFFLFARHGELTDTHKHKLKEHHVEVLYIHAEDIPSYDEYIEMNFSNLLQDNRIPLKDRSKMLYDYSIGLSKSLLQCEGKMLPSQDTKEKLEALASNTFEYLARKKGAVKSVGGFLSHNYRTFSHCVNVSIYVMLTLVGLGVDKHSAKMTGAGALLHDIGKARIPKKILNKPGHLTPEEREIINTHPSHGLAICRDMALDDLSKECIIHHHEKLDGSGYPAQARCIPEQVRIVTIADIYDALTTERPYSKAYNAFEAFKIIAKDAETGRLDKDICREFVKILTEGQIITG